In bacterium, the genomic stretch AGTTTGAGTCATTTCTCCAATTCTCCCTTTTCCCCATTTTCCCTTGTTTACACTTCTAATGTATAGCCCTGAACGGTTACAATCTTTTTATGTGATCTAATTTATTTCTATGTCTTCTCTGTTCCTCTGCGTCTCTGCGATAAATTACCACCTGAACGGTCTCCAGGGAGTTGAAAACAAATAAAAATCCTTGACTTAAATAAAGATAGAGGGTATAATGGATACAAGTGTTCATCTGTGAATTTTCCGCCATCAGAGAGCAAGTGCTTACTTTAGATGAATGCCTTTTAAAATGGGTTAATTTTTAATATGAGGATTGTTTTCCTGTTTTTACTAATAATAATATCTAATGTTGAGGCGGCTTTTGAGAATAAGACTTTAAGTGTGCGAGCAGAAGGAATGGCTGGGGCTTTTACGGCTGTTGCCGATGGTGCTGAGGCTATTTACTATAATCCCGCAGGATTGGCTCAGCTTAACCTCAACGAAATTACCTTCTTTTATACCCATCCTTTTGACCTGTCAGATTTAAAACAAAATCTTATCCATTTTGCTCAATCGTTACCCAAAGGAGGTAGAGGCTTTTCATATCATCAGCTCATCGCCTCTACTAATTATAGAGAAGAATTATTAATCGTTGGTCTGGGCACTTTTGTCCATAGAAATCTTTGTCTTGGAATTAATTTTAAACAGATGTATTTAAAGATTGGTGGATATGGACAGGAGGGTGACATTGGGATAGATGTTGGGGGATTATACGAAGTTAGTCCAAAAATAAAGATGGGATTAGCTATCTTTAATTTAAACCAGCCATTGATTGATGTCGAAAAAAGCTATAATTTAGGTTTAAGCATTAACCCAAAAGAAAATCTTACCATCGCCGTTGATTTAGAAAAAACCAATCGGTTTGATTTAGAGATTAGACTGGGGCAGGAATTTTGGCTTACCAATAATTTTTGTCTTCGGGCAGGGATGAAAAGAAATCCCCAGACTCAGCCAACTCTGGGTATAGGGATATTAATTAACTTTATTCAGCTTGATTACGGGTGTATTTTTCATCCTGCTTTAGGACCAACCCACCTTTTTTCTTTAACTAAATGGTTTTAACCTCGACATTACAATAATTCTTGTCCCTTATGTTTTCAAAAGATTT encodes the following:
- a CDS encoding UPF0164 family protein; translation: MRIVFLFLLIIISNVEAAFENKTLSVRAEGMAGAFTAVADGAEAIYYNPAGLAQLNLNEITFFYTHPFDLSDLKQNLIHFAQSLPKGGRGFSYHQLIASTNYREELLIVGLGTFVHRNLCLGINFKQMYLKIGGYGQEGDIGIDVGGLYEVSPKIKMGLAIFNLNQPLIDVEKSYNLGLSINPKENLTIAVDLEKTNRFDLEIRLGQEFWLTNNFCLRAGMKRNPQTQPTLGIGILINFIQLDYGCIFHPALGPTHLFSLTKWF